The segment ATTATCAGGGGAGGATGCGATAACCATGGTTGATACTTGTTTTAAATCAGTAACACCTCAGAAGTCACTCAAAAATCAAGCAACACATACCATACATCTTGGACATATTGTTGAGAAGAAACGTATCTATGATGAAGTTTTAGTTTCCATATTTAAAAACCCAAATTCTTATACAGGCGAAAATGTTGTTGAAATCTCTTGTCATGGTAGTCTTTATATTCAGCAAGAAATTATGCAATTATTTCTCCAGAAAGGTTGCCGTATGGCGACTGCTGGAGAATTCACACTGAGAGCATTTTTGAATGGAAAATTGGATTTATCACAAGCAGAAGCAGTTGCTGATTTAATTGCTAGTGATAATGAAGCATCCCATCAAGTGGCCATGCAGCAAATGCGTGGCGGTTTTTCTTCTGAAATCGCAAAACTAAGAGAAGAGTTACTCAATTTTGCTAGTTTGATAGAGCTTGAACTTGATTTTGCTGAAGAAGATGTGGAATTTGCAGATCGTTCTCAGTTCAAGGAGTTAATAGAGCGAATTACATACGTGTTAAAACGATTGATAGATTCATTTGCGGTAGGGAATGTTATTAAAAATGGTATTCCAGTTGCCATAGTTGGAGAACCTAATGTAGGTAAATCAACCCTGCTTAATGCGCTCTTAAATGAAGAGCGTGCAATAGTTTCTGAAATAGCCGGTACAACAAGAGATACTATAGAAGATGAAATTGCAATAGGAGGTATAGGGTTTCGATTTATTGATACGGCAGGAATCAGAGACACCGATGATGTTGTTGAGACCATAGGAATTAAAAAAACCTTTGAGAAAATAGATCAAGCTCAGGTCGTCATATATTTATTTGATGCTCATGATTTTAAAGAGCAGAGTTCGGTCTTAAAAGTCGAATTGGAGAAAATTAAGAATAAATATCCGCAAAAACCACTTCTTGT is part of the Formosa sp. Hel1_31_208 genome and harbors:
- the mnmE gene encoding tRNA uridine-5-carboxymethylaminomethyl(34) synthesis GTPase MnmE, coding for MTHQDTIVALATASGSGAIAVIRLSGEDAITMVDTCFKSVTPQKSLKNQATHTIHLGHIVEKKRIYDEVLVSIFKNPNSYTGENVVEISCHGSLYIQQEIMQLFLQKGCRMATAGEFTLRAFLNGKLDLSQAEAVADLIASDNEASHQVAMQQMRGGFSSEIAKLREELLNFASLIELELDFAEEDVEFADRSQFKELIERITYVLKRLIDSFAVGNVIKNGIPVAIVGEPNVGKSTLLNALLNEERAIVSEIAGTTRDTIEDEIAIGGIGFRFIDTAGIRDTDDVVETIGIKKTFEKIDQAQVVIYLFDAHDFKEQSSVLKVELEKIKNKYPQKPLLVIANKIDKVDDILISKIQSEIPEIKLLSAKTGFGVEQLTNSLLELINTGALRNNETIVTNSRHYDALLKALEEIQKVKYGLETGLSGDLLAIDIRQALYHFGEITGEITNDDLLGNIFANFCIGK